The Paenibacillus polymyxa M1 DNA segment GCGGTCTCATGGACAAAAGGTGACGATCTCGCCTATTTCGAATTTGGCTCAACCGTCGTTTTGCTGACTGAAAACGGCACATTTGAGCCAGACCCCGCATTGAAGCTGGGGGATGTGGTGAAAATGGGACAACGTCTTGGTAGCTTTCGACACGATTCTAAAGCATAAATGAAGGATTGTAACAAAAAAATAGCTGCACATTTGAGCATTGGGATCGAATGATTCAAATGGCTCATATCAAAAAGGACCCGGCGTAACTGCTCCGGTCCTTTTTGATTTATCCTTTATATTCGTCATGCGTTAATAGCCTTATCGAATCTCAGACGGACTTTTTCCTGTATACTGCTTGAATTGGCGGCTGAAGAAAAAGATGTCGCGGTATCCCAAAGCCTCCGCCACCTCAGTCACATTCATTCCGGCATGTAGCAGTAGGTGCTGCGCGCGCTCAATCCGCATGCTGATAATATGAGATTGCACAGAAACACCTAGCAGCTCCTTGAATTTTATCGAAAAATAACGCGGTGACAGCCCTGCACGTGCTGCCAAATCCTCGACTCGATGAGGAAGTCCCGGATGCTGCCGCACGTAGTTAGCCGTTTCTCGAATGACCTCGGTGAGCTGGTTACTGGCCTGTTGCTCCTGCGGTTCCTTCCGGTCTGCACGCAGCAGATGAATCATCAGTTGCTTCAGGATCAGCCTGCCCTCCTCATCAGCCCCATAGGCACGCTCCAGACGCAGACGGACATATCTGGCAAGCATATGCTCCACCTCGAACGTTTCCTCCAACATACGGTAGCTGGCTGGTATTTGCTTGGGTTGTTCGGTGAGAGCAAAATGAATATAAGTAAGTATGAGCGGCTTTTGCGGATTATGTGTGGCACGGGTATCGTCTCCCGGTTTGAACAGAAAGCAGCTGCCCTTGCTCACCGGATAGGCTTCCCCATTTAATACAACCGTCCCTTCTCCGCTCCATACATAAAATAAATCATAGTTTGGCATCGGCTTCTCGCGTACCTGCCATTTCCAGCCCGGCTCGCATACAATTTTGGCAAAGGCCGGCAGCAGGATAAACGATGACGCAGATGTATCCAGCAAAATCTGCACCTCCTTTTGTTCATCTCTGGTTGTCCTGTTATCCCGTTATTTTATAATATAAGCGCAGCGCCACGATTAAGCAAAAAATACGCTCTTATGCCCCCTAATGCTTGTGCGTGACGCTTACCGTGTGTAATGCTATAATATGTAATCAAAATGACTTGGAAGGATGAAACGGGAATGAATCCACTGGCAGCGCAGTTAAATCAAAACATTCAGACAGGCAACGAGCATGTATATCAAATGCTTTCTCTTTTAGGTAAAGAGATTTATTTTCCAAAAGAAGGGATATTGAGTCAATCTGCCGAGGCAGGGAAACTTGCTAAAAAATATAATGCTACGATCGGGATTGCTACTGAAGGCAATGGCCCTATGCATTTGGAGGTAATTCAGGAGAAGCTGTCCGCTTATAGTCCTAAGGATTTATATCCTTACGCTCCCCCTGCGGGCAAACCTGAACTTCGTAGCGTATGGCGTGACAAAATGCTGAAAGAAAATCCTTCGCTGGCTGGAAAAGGCTACGGCCTTCCTGTAGTTACGAACGCGCTGACCCACGGTTTGAGCATCGTTGCCGACCTGTTTACGGATGAAGGAGATGCTGTCATTTATCCAGATAAAAACTGGGAGAACTATGAACTGACTTTCGGTATTCGCCGTCATGGACGTTTGGTGAATTTTCCGTTGTTCACAGAGGATCACCGTTTTAATAGTGAGGGTTTACGCGAGGCGCTACTAGCGCAGAAAGAATACGGCAAAGCGATCGTTGTACTGAACTTCCCGAACAACCCGACAGGCTATACACCGGGCATTGAAGAGGGTAAAGCTATTGTCGCTGCCATTCAGGAAGCGGCGGAAGCAGGCATCAATGTCGTAGTTGTGACAGATGACGCTTATTTTGGCCTGTTCTTCGAGGACTCCCTGCATGAATCATTATTCGGTCAGCTAGCCGGACTTCATCCGAGAATTTTACCAGTCAAAATTGACGGAGCTACCAAAGAAGAATTCGTTTGGGGCTTCCGTGTCGGATTTATTACCTTTGCTTCGGAGCATCAGGATGTACTGAATGCGCTGGAACAAAAAACACTAGGGATTATCCGGGCAACGATTTCGAGCGGGCCTCACCCATCTCAAACCTTCGTACTGGATGCCCTCAAATCACCCGATTTTGAGCAACAGAAGAATGAAAAGTTCCAAATTATGAAGGGGCGGGCTAATAAAGTCAAAGCGTTGCTCGATAGCGGAAAATACGGGGATGTATGGAGCTACTATCCTTTCAATTCAGGCTATTTTATGTGTCTCAAGCTGAACGGCTTGTCTGCTGAACGACTGCGCACTCATTTGCTGGAGCAATATGGGGTAGGCACGATTGCATTGGGTGAATACGATCTCCGTATTGCGTTCTCATGTATCGAAGAAGAGTATCTGGAAGACCTATATGACATTGTTTATCGTGGCGCACAAGATTTGTTGAACGCCTAATCTGTCTGTATCAGGTTAAATATATAGCATAACTAGCGGTATGCCAGATATTAGGGCATACCGCTTTTGATTGGCTGACTATTGTCCATCACACGTCCGCACAATTATCCTTCCGCAGCGAGCAGAGATTCCTGTGCCAGTGGTAGGAGGATGACGACCTCCGTTCCGACTCCGGGCTCACTTTCATAGCGTATACTCCCGTTCATGGCTTCAATAATTCGAAAGGAAACGACCGTTCCCAGTCCTGTTCCTACCTCTTTGGTTGAAAAAAACAATGTACCCACTCGTTCGAGATGCTCCTGGCTCATGCCTTTTCCAGTATCCCTAATACTTAGACATGCCTGCTCTTCCTGAACCGTCAGCTTTATGTATACCCTGCCTCCATCTTCCGCAGCTTCAATCGCATTTTTCGTCACATGTATTAACGCCTGTAGCAGCTGGTTACGATCTGTATGTATGTAAATTTCATTCCTTAGCTCTGTATACAGCCTTACGCCTTGCTTGTTCGCCATTGGCTTCAGAAGCAAAACGATCTGTTGAACCATGCCAGACAGATCCATCCGTTCTGTGTTTCCAATCTGCGGTCTGGATAAGTTCAGATAATCGCTAATAATTCTTTCAGCCCGATCCACTTCTGCCAGTGCCAAAGCAACATATCTGCGATTTTTTCCTTCTAATCCTGACTGGACCATTTGCAGGAACCCTTTTACGACAGTTAAAGGATTCCGTACTTCATGGGCCATAGACGCTGCCAGTTCACCCAACGTATTCAGACGCTCGGCATATTTAATTTTTCTTCTCATTTCTTCTCGCTCCAAACTAAACTCCATCCAGAAAGAAGAAGCTCCAATACTTAGGAATTGAATCACACCGAACCAGAGTATTGAACGGATCAGCTCAATCTCATCCTCATCCAGTCTGCCATTGATCCAAGAATGTATTAAAAGAAAAATCAGCATGACCCCAGTAATCCATATACTCATTACCATATTCATGCCCACTCGAAGCAACATGCTTTTGAGCTGCATAAATTTGTTTCTTACCAAGAGAGGTCCCAAATAACACAACATCATGCTCGGAAGCCCCACCACCATAGACTCAGGGCCTACATACATGCGAGCCATTACCATTAGCGTCACATTCATTAGACCTGCCGTAGGACCAAAATATAAAACAGAAAGGATCAAAGGAACATAGCGAAGATCCCAATATAATCCGTACCAAATGTACGAAAACATAAGGCAAAGCACAGAAGAAACACCCAGCACCCCTCCCATAAGCAGCGGGGTATGCTTCCTATGCCGATGATCCGACAAAGCGCTATATACGAGTAACGGTACAAACACAAGAAATATGTTCACGAGCAGCTTATCTACCAGCATCTCGTCTTTCCCACTTTCCAAGTGATAATGATTACATACTTCTTCTATTCTCGATAATACGTACCTTTTCCTCTCTCATCTCCTGCATCTGATGAAAAATATAGGGCGATTCGGCAACACACCAGAACATTGGCCCACGCAATCCAAAAACCCAATTCATAAGATACGATGTATCCTTTATCACAATGACCGAGAGGAGAATGAGCATGGGAGCAGAAGAAACAAGAGGCGGTTATGGTGGTTATGGCGCATTCACAAGCACAGGAACAATTTTGGTACTGTTCATTTTATTAGTTATCATCAGCAAAACGATCTTCGTTTAAGCAGACGGATATCTGCACCCACGACTACCATAGCAGCGAACGTACAAAAAAGGCTAATCCGCAGGCAGCTCAGCTTTTGCTGCTTGCGAATTAGCCTTTACTTTATTCACACAGATATGGGTCACACTTCTTCCTCATCCTGTCCATCCAAACGCCATTTTTTGGCTTGAGTACCACGGAGCAGGAACACAACAAGGACTCCCCCAACCAATATAAGCACTGTAGACAGTAGATCCTCCGTTCCTTTTGCCAGAAAAGGAAGCCACAGCACCACCGCAGCCGGCAACGTCAACCGAACAACAAAGTCAAGAAAAGACGCACGGCGACTATGCGCAGGAATCGGATATAACTGAAGCCACAACGAATCCCTGTGATACTGTCTTAAAGAAGTGATCTGAACACCTATGAGGAATATAAAAAATAAATATACGGCAATACCAATCCAGCTAGCATGGGTGATATATATAATTAACAGACCCAGAATACCTAACCGAATGACAATGCCTGCTGGCTCTGTACGCAAGAACGTCTTAAACAGCAGGTAACGATACGCTCCCCTTCTGTTCCAAGGTATGTTACCACCCAGCCAGGACAGCCAGCGGCGCGGCGTCACTCTCTGCGTAAGGGCAGGCACATCGACAAACCAGCCCAACGTACGCATCACGCGAGCAGCCTGCATGCCCTCTGTGCGGATCAGTTTTTCCCAAGCCACTAGCAGCTTGACCGGTAAACGCAGAACAAGCACGTACACCACGCCAACCAACACGATAAATGGCAAGCTGTGTAGCGGAGGCTGCCATAGCCATGCGGCTACCATCAGCACAGCCAGAACCCACCGCAGGAGACGATAGCCTACGCTCCCGCCAACCGATACCATGCGAAGCTCCTGCCAGCCGCCGTAGCTAAATAGCAGCTTCAGCAGCACGAACAGCAGCAGAGTCAGTAGCAGCGGCTTAGGCGCAGCATCACTGCGGATATACAGCGGCCACAAAATAATGGACAGCAGCAGCAAACCGAATATTTTATATACCACGCCTCGAATCCGGCTGGCCTTGAAATACTGGGGCATCGCGTGCTCCTGGGGACGAAGGAAGACAATATCTGCCTCATTCAAATACGTTCGAAAGCTCGCATGCGCGATTGGAATAGCTACAATAAGCATGATCCAGCGGATGGGCAAATCCGGCGGAATATGCATCAGCAAGGACGTGTACCATGCGGCAAAGGCAATCAGCGCAAAGCCGAAGACCACTGCAAGGCCGCTCTGAATGACATAGCCCAGATAAGGCAGCACCTGTCCCCAGAACGCTAGACGTCTTTCTTTATGCAAACGTTGCAAATCCATGCTCATTCCCTGCCTTGTACCAGCTCATAAAATGCATCTTCCAGCGGCATGCCCGGCTTACCCGCCTGTGCTGTCACTTCGTCCAACGTACCCTGAGCGATGATGGCACCCTGATGAAGCACAATAAAACGATCGCAATAATTTTCAATCGTGGACAAAATATGAGAACTGAGCAAAATAGACGAACCCGAACGCTTCATCTCCAACATAAAGTCAAGCAGGGAACGAATGCCGAGCGGGTCCAAACCCAAAAAAGGCTCATCTATGACATACAACGGCGGTCCCGCTAAAAATGCGCACATAATCATCACTTTCTGACGCATCCCTTTGGAGAGATGCATCGACATACTTCCGCTTTTATCCCGCATACGGAACAAGTCCAGCATTTGATCGCTGCGCGTCCGGAAATCTGCTTCGCTGACTCCGTATGCTCTAGCCGTAAACTCCATATGCTCCATCACTGTCATTTCAGGATACAGCTCTGGAGCTTCGGGTACAAAAGCAATAGCTCCCTGATATGCTTCGGGATTCTCATCCTGCTTATGACCCTGTACGCGAATTTCTCCGGCCTGCGGTGTCATCAGTCCCAAAATATGCTTCATAGTCGTGCTTTTCCCGGCCCCGTTCAGACCGATCAGTCCCACCATTTCTCCCGGCTTCACATCGAGCGAAATCTGATGCAGCACCGGGCGTTTGGCGCTGTATCCACCGGTCAGTCCGTTAATTTGCAACACAGGCTGTTGTTCCATGGCTCCCCCTCTTCTCCCTTACTCGTTCGGTTTTGATCCTTTTTCCTTCAGCCATCTTGGCGCACCCTTGTTTTTACGATCACGCTCGCGCTGTGCCTTTCCTGCTTTGGATAAGGCTGCTCCTTTGCTCTTGCCTGGAGCTGAACCGTTCACGGAATTCCTGCCTGGACGCCCTGCTTCAGTCCGAACAGGTGTCTTGCGGTTTTCCGTCACTGTTCCATTGGAAATGGATCTAGTCTCAGATGGCCTTACAGGGGCACGCTTGGCATCCGCCGGGCGCGGCACTACAACTCGACCTCCGTACAACGCACGCTCTGCAATATCGATTCCCAGCTCACGAGAAAACTTACGCATGATGAACGTTTCGCGCTCGGTCACCACCGACACTACCAGTCCTTTGCGTCCCATACGTCCTGTCCGCCCTGCACGGTGAACATAAGCTTGACTATCCGTAGCCGGGTCAAAATGAATGACCATTTCAAGCCCCTCAATATCCAGACCACGGGCTGCCACATCCGAAGCGACCAGCACTTTGAGCTTGTCCTCGCGGAACCGAGCCAACACGTTGCTGCGCGTGACTTTATCTGCATCTCCATACAAGGATGCCGTAGTTAGGCCCATGTGCTTGAGCTTGGCTTCAATTTCCCCGATGGCATTGGTCGTATTTACGAACACCAGCGCTTTTCTCGGATTAAAATGCCGTACCAGACGGCGCAGCATATCCACCTTATCCCGTTCTTCGGATACAAAGTAGTAATGTTCCAGTCCACTGGCCGTCTTCTGATCAGGATCAATCCCGATTTCTACGTAATCAGGCATCTCCCGTTGTGCCAATGACTGAATTTCATTATTCAGCGTTGCGGACAGGAATACCAATTGACGATCACGTTGAGCAGAGCCCAGTATATGGGTCACATCGCCGGCTCCGCCGAGCTGGAACATCTGATCCACCTCATCAATGACAATTGTTGTGATATTGTGCATCTTCAGCTTTTTCGAAGCGATGAGTTCCCGTACACGTCCTGGTGTGCCTACCACAAGCTGTGGATGATCCTTTAGCTTTTCGATTTGGCGCTTGATTGCCGCCCCACCAATCAAACCTAGTACACGGATTCCACGATGCTCTCCGTAGCGCTGACCCTCACGTACAATTTGCATGGCCAATTCCTGGCTTGGAGCCAGTATCAGCTTTTGTGTAGCCTTTTTCTGTGGGTCAATGGCTTGTAGCAGCGGTAGCAAATAAGCCAGTGTTTTGCCTGTACCGGTTTGCGAGCGCGCCAATACATGCTTTCCCTTCATTATTTCCGGTATAGCCTCTGCCTGAACTGGCGAAGGCTGTGTAATTTCATGCTCGGTCAGTTTGTCTAACAGATCTTGTTCAACGCCGAGCGCTTCAAAATTCAATGTCATGAAAAGGTCCAACCCCTATACGTAAATTCGTTACTCTCCATTATATGCGAAAATAGCCCTGTTACCAAATCACAAAAATAAAAGATGTCCCTCACCACACCTAATGGCTACGGGACATCTATTATTTCTTATTCATCACACCATGCCCCAGCCTGTCGATCAGTCTGGGAGCTAATTGATACAGCTTGAGGAAAGGAGATACCCACTGTGGCAGATTAACCTCCTCCTTGCGGAGTTCCATCGCCCTTACGATATGCTGTGCTACCTTATCAGGTTTTAGCATAAACCAGCCAACATTCCGCACATAACCCCCTGAAGGATCTGCCAGCTCAAAAAACGGTGTATCAATCGGCCCAGGGTTAATCGTCGTTACGGTCACTCCACTTCCGCGCAGTTCTTGCCGGAGCGCATTGCTGAAACCGAGCAACGCATGTTTTGTGGCCGTATAAGAAGCCGATTTGGCTGTCCCGATTTTCCCAGCCATCGATGCTACATTCACAATCTGCCCATCGTTCCGCTCTGTCATTTGCGGCAGAAACGCCTTGATGCAGCGAACAACCCCCATATAGTTCACGTCCATCATTTGTTCAAACTCTGTCAGGTCGGTTTCATTAAAATACTCAAACTTTCCGTAACCTGCATTGTTGAGCAATATATCAACCCGTCCGTATTCTTCCAATACCCGTGCAGCAACAGCCTCTACCTGCTCCTGGCAGGTAACGTCCAATGGGATCAGCTCATGCCTGCCGCTGATTCCCGCAGATACTTGCTTCAATCGCTCCTGCGAGCGTGCTG contains these protein-coding regions:
- a CDS encoding ATP-binding protein: MLVDKLLVNIFLVFVPLLVYSALSDHRHRKHTPLLMGGVLGVSSVLCLMFSYIWYGLYWDLRYVPLILSVLYFGPTAGLMNVTLMVMARMYVGPESMVVGLPSMMLCYLGPLLVRNKFMQLKSMLLRVGMNMVMSIWITGVMLIFLLIHSWINGRLDEDEIELIRSILWFGVIQFLSIGASSFWMEFSLEREEMRRKIKYAERLNTLGELAASMAHEVRNPLTVVKGFLQMVQSGLEGKNRRYVALALAEVDRAERIISDYLNLSRPQIGNTERMDLSGMVQQIVLLLKPMANKQGVRLYTELRNEIYIHTDRNQLLQALIHVTKNAIEAAEDGGRVYIKLTVQEEQACLSIRDTGKGMSQEHLERVGTLFFSTKEVGTGLGTVVSFRIIEAMNGSIRYESEPGVGTEVVILLPLAQESLLAAEG
- a CDS encoding SDR family NAD(P)-dependent oxidoreductase, whose protein sequence is MSTLQDKVIVITGASSGIGALCAQLLSAKGAIPILTARSQERLKQVSAGISGRHELIPLDVTCQEQVEAVAARVLEEYGRVDILLNNAGYGKFEYFNETDLTEFEQMMDVNYMGVVRCIKAFLPQMTERNDGQIVNVASMAGKIGTAKSASYTATKHALLGFSNALRQELRGSGVTVTTINPGPIDTPFFELADPSGGYVRNVGWFMLKPDKVAQHIVRAMELRKEEVNLPQWVSPFLKLYQLAPRLIDRLGHGVMNKK
- a CDS encoding DEAD/DEAH box helicase; this translates as MTLNFEALGVEQDLLDKLTEHEITQPSPVQAEAIPEIMKGKHVLARSQTGTGKTLAYLLPLLQAIDPQKKATQKLILAPSQELAMQIVREGQRYGEHRGIRVLGLIGGAAIKRQIEKLKDHPQLVVGTPGRVRELIASKKLKMHNITTIVIDEVDQMFQLGGAGDVTHILGSAQRDRQLVFLSATLNNEIQSLAQREMPDYVEIGIDPDQKTASGLEHYYFVSEERDKVDMLRRLVRHFNPRKALVFVNTTNAIGEIEAKLKHMGLTTASLYGDADKVTRSNVLARFREDKLKVLVASDVAARGLDIEGLEMVIHFDPATDSQAYVHRAGRTGRMGRKGLVVSVVTERETFIMRKFSRELGIDIAERALYGGRVVVPRPADAKRAPVRPSETRSISNGTVTENRKTPVRTEAGRPGRNSVNGSAPGKSKGAALSKAGKAQRERDRKNKGAPRWLKEKGSKPNE
- a CDS encoding helix-turn-helix domain-containing protein, with protein sequence MLDTSASSFILLPAFAKIVCEPGWKWQVREKPMPNYDLFYVWSGEGTVVLNGEAYPVSKGSCFLFKPGDDTRATHNPQKPLILTYIHFALTEQPKQIPASYRMLEETFEVEHMLARYVRLRLERAYGADEEGRLILKQLMIHLLRADRKEPQEQQASNQLTEVIRETANYVRQHPGLPHRVEDLAARAGLSPRYFSIKFKELLGVSVQSHIISMRIERAQHLLLHAGMNVTEVAEALGYRDIFFFSRQFKQYTGKSPSEIR
- a CDS encoding aminotransferase class I/II-fold pyridoxal phosphate-dependent enzyme, which codes for MNPLAAQLNQNIQTGNEHVYQMLSLLGKEIYFPKEGILSQSAEAGKLAKKYNATIGIATEGNGPMHLEVIQEKLSAYSPKDLYPYAPPAGKPELRSVWRDKMLKENPSLAGKGYGLPVVTNALTHGLSIVADLFTDEGDAVIYPDKNWENYELTFGIRRHGRLVNFPLFTEDHRFNSEGLREALLAQKEYGKAIVVLNFPNNPTGYTPGIEEGKAIVAAIQEAAEAGINVVVVTDDAYFGLFFEDSLHESLFGQLAGLHPRILPVKIDGATKEEFVWGFRVGFITFASEHQDVLNALEQKTLGIIRATISSGPHPSQTFVLDALKSPDFEQQKNEKFQIMKGRANKVKALLDSGKYGDVWSYYPFNSGYFMCLKLNGLSAERLRTHLLEQYGVGTIALGEYDLRIAFSCIEEEYLEDLYDIVYRGAQDLLNA
- a CDS encoding ABC transporter ATP-binding protein; protein product: MEQQPVLQINGLTGGYSAKRPVLHQISLDVKPGEMVGLIGLNGAGKSTTMKHILGLMTPQAGEIRVQGHKQDENPEAYQGAIAFVPEAPELYPEMTVMEHMEFTARAYGVSEADFRTRSDQMLDLFRMRDKSGSMSMHLSKGMRQKVMIMCAFLAGPPLYVIDEPFLGLDPLGIRSLLDFMLEMKRSGSSILLSSHILSTIENYCDRFIVLHQGAIIAQGTLDEVTAQAGKPGMPLEDAFYELVQGRE
- a CDS encoding ABC transporter permease, whose protein sequence is MDLQRLHKERRLAFWGQVLPYLGYVIQSGLAVVFGFALIAFAAWYTSLLMHIPPDLPIRWIMLIVAIPIAHASFRTYLNEADIVFLRPQEHAMPQYFKASRIRGVVYKIFGLLLLSIILWPLYIRSDAAPKPLLLTLLLFVLLKLLFSYGGWQELRMVSVGGSVGYRLLRWVLAVLMVAAWLWQPPLHSLPFIVLVGVVYVLVLRLPVKLLVAWEKLIRTEGMQAARVMRTLGWFVDVPALTQRVTPRRWLSWLGGNIPWNRRGAYRYLLFKTFLRTEPAGIVIRLGILGLLIIYITHASWIGIAVYLFFIFLIGVQITSLRQYHRDSLWLQLYPIPAHSRRASFLDFVVRLTLPAAVVLWLPFLAKGTEDLLSTVLILVGGVLVVFLLRGTQAKKWRLDGQDEEEV